A window of the Leucothrix mucor DSM 2157 genome harbors these coding sequences:
- a CDS encoding PASTA domain-containing protein, translated as MKSVNGWSLNRPLLLITLVTALLSPPLYAESPKNLNIDISTPASLAAGESGVVQLTLTPHTGADYLTIDVSSSGALQASLNQQLDSDSTLTIELPVSANNVADEGEITISVTAFSDSGLELFKRMTKLYGVEENDVVYLNASSPLYAKIAARDASGLQRKSDEVSSLFRATTVETNAPMPAAKRRASEVLVDQAFPIPAQKALTKPVTMTVNGTVLWTDSAGNTHPLPGAKVEIYDDDILGDDLLQTTTTNASGMYSVVVDHDDVVEGPDVYVKVLASSSVADVKPDTASGSTYFMQSTVHEDQADGSTLVVNLTADNSSIGGQAFSVHHALVAGGAYISLLNGSAPAKLTTRFPTTESTSLFNGSELHILQLDRWDWDVTLHEYGHYVMDAYNFEDNPGGPHSSSANLSTSRGSKDVGVRLAWGEGWPTFFAVSGLHQMGFASLGIPNVGDMQYQDTEDTTITNHLENDIGVGEDNELSVMTTLWDLVDAAADGEEIAMSPRSLFQSIKNSGATKIGDVWDALVAGKANEEKASHGKLFGLHKIAPEQLTPSDRSTLDTTTNFTWNKNGAGAGNPLNDNHVRFFASNFTTETHDASLGNVATYTPSAADVDAALSEGSLVRWVVTAKSTTAPATPSASTEYWSDVRILNGASVVFVIDDTGSMSEEISGVSQALANYITALEGSLGEGEEAPTIHLLTFKDNVTHRLTTNDLSAMRDAVNGLSASGGGDCPEYSAHGLLAASKLVRAGGTILVATDASAQPGVDMAGVISDLRSRGVTVNTILSGDCSSETFKPSLLADAQGKPGFDEEGDEIGGSIEVPGTADGVDIVGDSIETASEINTGAILIGTIETSEDKDFFKAALEAGNTYTLALSQMNASKYTTLRLLDDEGIEQDMKLSGYASSTLTAYNETIETASFTPEADGTYYLELSSSYEDANYRVVISGDAFSALTASSVQLFSVISAETGGTFAKIDEVNSGDDSEYVNTIFNILRSTTEPAVITSSIRKLPRGARATVFFTGLNTNWGSATEVSFSLADGSDISGVTISDIQILSPTSLSFVVDVAETADLVTLNLIAKTALGSGVEIAEGKGIITIETATTAASVLSLTPTRLIQGTTATLTIQGINTTFTDDMAVELGTGVTVDSVTRVSDTEATIEVTVAAGAPIGFRTLTAGSMTLDDALLIGSESSISVISEISPKNLQQSQTTSVTVSGTNTHFETGVTTASFGDNVTVNSVTVNSPTEAIVNVTVDADAAIGFRNITLSTDGESATLLNGLYIDKQVLLMVPDVVGKTKDEAIAAIEAAGLVVGSIKEEHSKTVASGDVMSQTPTADSPVNAGSLIDLIISKGKSGGGSMSPWLLMLLGGVGFIAAARKRRTK; from the coding sequence ATGAAATCTGTCAATGGGTGGAGTTTGAACCGCCCGCTATTACTGATAACGCTAGTCACTGCGCTATTGAGCCCCCCGCTCTACGCAGAGTCTCCCAAAAACCTAAATATCGACATTAGTACGCCCGCCAGCCTAGCCGCCGGTGAATCCGGAGTTGTACAACTCACCCTAACGCCGCATACCGGCGCTGATTATTTAACAATCGACGTGAGCTCATCCGGAGCCTTGCAGGCCTCACTAAACCAGCAACTAGACAGCGACAGCACATTAACAATTGAACTGCCCGTTAGCGCTAATAACGTAGCCGATGAAGGCGAGATCACCATTAGTGTCACCGCATTTTCAGATAGCGGCCTTGAGCTATTTAAGCGCATGACAAAGCTCTATGGCGTTGAGGAAAATGACGTTGTTTACCTAAACGCATCCAGCCCTTTATATGCCAAAATTGCAGCTAGAGATGCCTCTGGCTTACAGCGTAAAAGTGATGAAGTCTCATCCTTATTCCGCGCCACAACGGTTGAAACGAATGCCCCAATGCCTGCTGCGAAACGCCGCGCCAGTGAAGTCTTAGTCGACCAGGCCTTTCCAATTCCAGCCCAAAAAGCGCTGACCAAGCCAGTCACCATGACGGTTAATGGTACGGTGCTGTGGACCGATAGCGCCGGTAATACTCACCCGCTACCCGGTGCAAAAGTCGAAATTTATGATGACGACATACTAGGGGACGACCTCCTACAAACCACTACCACAAATGCCAGCGGCATGTACTCGGTGGTTGTCGATCATGATGATGTGGTCGAAGGGCCGGACGTTTATGTCAAAGTACTGGCCAGCTCAAGCGTTGCGGATGTCAAACCCGATACCGCGTCCGGCAGCACCTACTTTATGCAGTCAACCGTGCATGAGGACCAAGCCGATGGCAGTACTTTAGTCGTCAACCTCACGGCGGATAACAGCAGCATCGGTGGCCAAGCATTTAGTGTGCATCACGCCTTAGTCGCTGGTGGCGCGTATATTTCATTACTTAACGGCTCAGCGCCCGCCAAGCTAACCACCCGCTTCCCAACCACTGAATCGACGTCATTATTCAATGGCTCCGAGCTGCATATTCTGCAACTCGATCGCTGGGATTGGGATGTGACCTTGCATGAGTACGGCCATTACGTTATGGATGCCTACAACTTTGAGGATAATCCAGGTGGCCCTCACAGCAGCAGTGCCAATCTCTCAACCAGCCGTGGCAGTAAAGATGTCGGCGTGCGTTTAGCATGGGGCGAAGGCTGGCCTACGTTCTTCGCGGTATCGGGATTACACCAGATGGGCTTTGCCTCGCTAGGCATTCCCAATGTCGGCGATATGCAATATCAGGATACTGAAGACACCACCATTACCAACCACCTTGAGAATGATATTGGCGTCGGTGAAGACAACGAACTGTCCGTCATGACCACGCTATGGGATTTGGTAGATGCTGCTGCTGATGGCGAAGAAATCGCCATGTCACCCCGATCATTATTCCAGTCGATTAAAAACTCCGGTGCGACCAAAATTGGTGATGTGTGGGATGCCTTGGTTGCCGGTAAAGCGAATGAAGAAAAAGCCAGCCATGGTAAGTTATTCGGACTACACAAGATCGCTCCTGAGCAACTGACACCATCTGATCGCTCAACACTGGATACCACAACCAACTTCACTTGGAACAAAAATGGCGCCGGTGCAGGCAACCCACTAAACGACAATCATGTGCGCTTTTTTGCCAGCAACTTTACAACAGAAACACATGATGCATCACTGGGTAATGTCGCGACTTACACGCCATCTGCTGCCGATGTTGATGCGGCATTAAGTGAAGGCTCGCTAGTGCGTTGGGTAGTCACTGCAAAAAGCACGACCGCTCCTGCAACACCGAGTGCATCCACTGAATACTGGAGTGATGTGCGCATCCTTAATGGTGCGTCAGTGGTATTCGTGATCGACGATACCGGCTCCATGTCTGAAGAAATTAGTGGTGTGAGTCAGGCTTTGGCTAACTACATCACAGCTTTAGAAGGCTCTCTAGGTGAAGGCGAAGAAGCACCAACCATTCACCTGCTTACCTTTAAAGACAATGTCACCCACCGCCTCACCACCAATGACTTAAGTGCCATGCGTGATGCGGTTAATGGACTCAGTGCCTCTGGCGGTGGCGATTGCCCTGAGTACAGTGCTCACGGCTTGCTGGCGGCTAGTAAACTCGTTCGTGCTGGCGGTACTATTCTGGTGGCGACCGATGCATCTGCTCAGCCGGGTGTTGATATGGCGGGCGTTATTTCTGACCTGCGTAGCCGTGGCGTTACAGTGAACACCATTCTTTCCGGTGATTGCTCCAGCGAAACCTTCAAGCCTAGCTTGCTTGCAGATGCTCAGGGTAAACCCGGCTTTGATGAGGAAGGCGATGAAATCGGTGGCTCAATCGAAGTTCCGGGCACGGCTGATGGCGTCGATATTGTTGGCGACAGCATTGAGACTGCCAGCGAAATTAATACCGGTGCCATCTTAATCGGTACGATCGAAACCAGCGAAGACAAGGACTTCTTTAAAGCCGCACTAGAGGCCGGTAACACTTACACCCTCGCACTCAGCCAAATGAATGCCAGCAAATACACCACGCTTAGATTGCTGGACGATGAAGGTATCGAGCAAGATATGAAGCTTAGCGGCTACGCCTCTTCGACACTCACTGCCTACAATGAAACCATTGAAACGGCTAGCTTCACACCAGAGGCCGATGGCACGTATTATCTGGAGCTAAGCTCTAGCTATGAAGATGCTAACTATCGGGTGGTTATCTCAGGCGATGCCTTTAGCGCGTTAACAGCAAGCTCTGTTCAGCTGTTCTCCGTGATCTCGGCTGAAACCGGTGGTACTTTCGCGAAGATCGATGAAGTAAACAGTGGTGATGACAGTGAGTACGTCAATACCATCTTCAATATCCTACGCTCAACCACTGAGCCAGCGGTTATTACTTCCAGCATCCGTAAGCTTCCTCGCGGTGCACGTGCAACGGTCTTCTTTACTGGCCTGAACACCAACTGGGGTTCAGCCACTGAGGTTAGCTTTAGTCTGGCTGACGGTAGCGATATCAGCGGCGTTACCATCTCTGATATTCAAATCCTGTCACCAACCTCTCTATCCTTTGTGGTGGATGTTGCAGAGACTGCCGATCTGGTCACCCTCAACCTAATCGCCAAAACGGCGCTGGGTAGTGGTGTAGAGATTGCGGAAGGCAAAGGCATTATCACCATTGAAACGGCAACCACTGCCGCGAGTGTTCTCAGCCTGACACCGACTCGCCTGATTCAAGGCACCACCGCTACGCTGACCATTCAGGGAATCAATACTACATTCACTGATGATATGGCTGTGGAGCTTGGCACCGGTGTAACGGTTGACTCGGTTACTCGTGTTAGCGATACCGAAGCCACGATTGAGGTAACGGTTGCAGCCGGTGCGCCAATCGGTTTCAGAACGCTCACCGCAGGCAGTATGACGCTAGACGATGCGCTATTGATTGGTTCAGAAAGCTCAATTTCGGTGATTAGCGAGATTTCACCGAAAAATCTGCAGCAATCCCAAACCACTTCGGTAACCGTGTCTGGTACTAATACTCACTTTGAAACGGGTGTGACGACTGCCTCATTTGGTGATAACGTGACGGTTAATAGCGTGACGGTAAACTCACCGACTGAAGCGATTGTGAATGTGACAGTTGATGCCGATGCGGCGATTGGCTTCCGTAATATCACACTATCCACAGATGGTGAGTCTGCAACCTTACTGAACGGTTTGTACATCGACAAACAAGTGCTGCTTATGGTGCCTGATGTGGTTGGCAAAACCAAAGATGAGGCCATTGCTGCAATTGAAGCGGCCGGATTAGTTGTCGGTAGTATCAAGGAAGAGCACAGCAAAACGGTCGCTTCTGGTGATGTCATGAGCCAGACTCCAACGGCAGATAGCCCAGTCAACGCCGGTAGCTTGATCGACCTGATCATATCCAAAGGCAAAAGTGGCGGTGGCTCGATGAGCCCTTGGTTGCTGATGTTATTGGGTGGTGTTGGCTTTATCGCAGCAGCGCGTAAACGGAGAACGAAGTGA
- a CDS encoding YgjP-like metallopeptidase domain-containing protein yields the protein MLKRYPTAHEFGSNKALYDYVLDLKSSYLKQSSALSKVVYDDKIQVINQALGLHTQISRVQGGKLKSKNEIRIGSVFKRAPLPFLRMICVHELAHLKEKDHNKAFYKLCNYMEPDYHQLEFDVRLFLTCQDQFGDLY from the coding sequence TTGCTAAAGCGTTATCCGACGGCGCATGAGTTTGGCTCTAATAAAGCGCTGTACGATTATGTGCTGGATTTGAAAAGCAGCTACCTCAAGCAGTCATCGGCGCTGAGTAAAGTGGTTTACGATGACAAGATTCAGGTGATTAATCAGGCGCTTGGCTTGCATACGCAAATCTCGCGAGTGCAGGGCGGCAAGCTAAAGTCGAAGAATGAAATCCGAATTGGCTCGGTGTTTAAGCGTGCGCCATTACCTTTTCTGAGGATGATCTGCGTGCACGAATTAGCGCATTTAAAGGAAAAGGATCACAACAAGGCATTCTATAAGTTGTGTAATTATATGGAACCGGATTATCACCAGCTGGAATTTGATGTGCGCTTGTTTTTGACCTGTCAGGATCAGTTTGGGGATTTGTATTAA
- a CDS encoding NAD(P)-dependent oxidoreductase, producing the protein MRGTRMSKFNVAFIGLGVMGYPMAGHLAAAGHSVCVYNRTTSKAEAWVAEHGGRFETTPAAAAKGADFVFSCVGNDDDLRSVTTGEVGAFQTMAAGAIFVDHTTASANVARELAAKASELGFGFIDGPVSGGQLGAENGVLTVMCGGEQATFDRVKPLIDCFAKSAQLMGDAGAGQLTKMVNQICIAGLVQALSEGVAFAENAGLDAKQVFDVIGKGAAQSWQMDNRHETMIDGKFDYGFAVDWMRKDLSLCFEEAQRNGSELPVAELVDTFYAEVQANGGNRFDTSSLVTRLPRKA; encoded by the coding sequence GTGAGGGGAACACGCATGAGCAAATTTAATGTCGCTTTTATCGGCTTAGGAGTAATGGGTTATCCAATGGCCGGGCACCTGGCCGCTGCCGGACACTCAGTGTGTGTTTACAATCGCACCACCAGCAAAGCCGAAGCTTGGGTTGCCGAGCACGGTGGACGCTTTGAAACCACTCCAGCGGCTGCTGCAAAAGGCGCTGACTTCGTATTCTCCTGCGTGGGTAACGACGATGATTTGCGTAGTGTCACCACCGGCGAAGTGGGTGCTTTTCAAACCATGGCAGCCGGTGCAATCTTTGTCGATCACACCACTGCCTCCGCTAATGTCGCTCGTGAGTTAGCGGCCAAAGCCAGTGAGTTAGGCTTTGGCTTTATTGATGGCCCGGTTTCTGGTGGCCAGCTCGGTGCTGAAAATGGCGTCCTCACTGTAATGTGCGGCGGCGAGCAGGCCACATTTGATCGCGTTAAACCATTGATTGATTGCTTTGCTAAGTCAGCTCAGTTAATGGGTGATGCCGGTGCCGGCCAGTTAACCAAAATGGTGAATCAGATTTGTATCGCTGGTTTAGTGCAGGCACTATCTGAAGGTGTCGCATTTGCTGAAAATGCAGGTTTAGATGCTAAGCAGGTCTTTGATGTGATCGGCAAAGGTGCGGCACAATCCTGGCAGATGGATAACCGTCATGAGACCATGATTGATGGCAAATTTGACTATGGTTTTGCTGTGGATTGGATGCGTAAAGACCTGAGCTTGTGTTTTGAAGAAGCGCAGCGTAATGGTTCTGAGCTGCCAGTCGCTGAGTTGGTCGATACCTTCTACGCTGAAGTGCAAGCCAATGGTGGTAATCGTTTTGATACCTCTAGCTTGGTCACGCGCTTACCGCGCAAAGCATAA
- a CDS encoding ArsR/SmtB family transcription factor, producing the protein MQNLDTLLAALRAAGEHTRLRLLALCARSELSVTELTKILGQSQPRVSRHLKLMVEAGLLERFPEGAQVFYRLSDRASVAPLAQALVALLHEDDAVLSRDLSRLKQVTDARALEAQAYFDKIAGHWEEVRQFHVAQEEIEAALRAAVGENKVSDLLDIGTGTGRTLELLADRTQRGIGIDFTSGMLAVARTNLKQAGLSHLQVRKGDMYQLPMDDQSFDLITMNLVLHFSDDPAEAIREAARVLMPTGRLFVVDFAAHTEEYMRKEYQHRRLGFTDEEIRRYFTSAGLIPAVPQQFVGDPLTVKIWSASAVPLNYME; encoded by the coding sequence ATGCAAAATCTTGATACTTTGTTAGCCGCATTGCGCGCAGCAGGCGAACATACCCGTTTGCGCTTATTGGCCCTGTGCGCCCGAAGTGAGCTGAGCGTAACGGAGCTGACGAAGATCCTCGGACAAAGCCAGCCGCGTGTCTCACGCCATTTAAAGCTGATGGTGGAAGCTGGTTTATTGGAGCGTTTTCCGGAAGGTGCGCAGGTATTTTATCGGTTGTCCGATCGCGCCTCGGTTGCGCCATTAGCACAGGCTTTGGTCGCCTTGCTGCATGAGGATGATGCGGTCCTCAGTCGGGATTTGTCGCGCCTTAAACAAGTCACCGATGCCCGCGCGTTGGAAGCTCAAGCCTACTTCGACAAGATCGCCGGACACTGGGAAGAGGTGCGCCAATTCCATGTCGCGCAAGAAGAAATCGAAGCCGCACTCAGAGCGGCTGTTGGTGAAAACAAGGTCAGTGACCTACTGGATATCGGTACCGGAACAGGACGGACTCTGGAGCTATTAGCCGACCGTACGCAGCGAGGTATTGGCATCGACTTTACCAGCGGCATGTTGGCGGTGGCGCGGACTAATCTTAAGCAAGCGGGTTTGTCGCATTTGCAGGTGCGCAAGGGTGATATGTATCAGCTGCCGATGGATGATCAGAGTTTTGATTTGATCACAATGAATCTGGTGCTGCATTTTAGTGATGACCCCGCCGAAGCGATTCGTGAAGCGGCGCGGGTATTAATGCCGACCGGGCGTTTGTTTGTGGTGGATTTTGCGGCGCACACTGAAGAGTATATGCGTAAGGAATATCAGCACCGCAGGCTTGGCTTTACGGATGAGGAAATTCGAAGGTATTTTACCTCGGCGGGTTTGATTCCGGCCGTGCCGCAGCAGTTTGTGGGCGACCCGTTGACGGTGAAGATTTGGTCGGCTAGTGCGGTGCCGCTCAATTACATGGAATGA